A stretch of the Acomys russatus chromosome 23, mAcoRus1.1, whole genome shotgun sequence genome encodes the following:
- the Gimd1 gene encoding GTPase IMAP family member GIMD1, protein MTDSNKMIINLAVFGRTQSGKSSAGNVLLGSVDFYSTFAPGSVTKDCSLGRSCHLHGFMRRGGQEISLQIQVLDTPGYPHSKLSTRHVKQEVKKALAHHFGQEGLHLALLVQRADVPFFGQEASNSVQLIQELLGDSWQNYTAILFTHAEEVEEAGLSEEEYLHGACDTLLSLLNSVQRRCVFLYGKGNLHNEQRIKILERIMEFIKENHYQVLTFT, encoded by the exons ATGACAGATTCCAACAAGATGATCATCAATTTGGCTGTCTTTGGCAGGACTCAGAGTGGGAAAAGTTCTGCTGGGAATGTTCTTTTGGGAAGTGTTGACTTCTACAGCACCTTTGCTCCAGGTTCTGTAACCAAAGATTGCAGCTTGGGCCGAAGCTGTCACCTCCACGGCTTCATGCGTCGAGGGGGACAAGAGATAAGCCTGCAGATACAGGTACTGGACACTCCAGGATATCCACACAGCAAGCTGAGCACAAGACATGTAAAGCAGGAAGTGAAGAAGGCCCTGGCACATCACTTTGGGCAAGAGGGTCTCCATCTTGCTTTGTTGGTCCAGAGAGCCGATGTGCCTTTCTTCGGACAGGAAGCGTCTAACTCAGTCCAGTTGATCCAG GAACTTCTGGGAGATTCTTGGCAGAATTACACTGCTATTCTTTTTACCCACGCAGAAGAAGTAGAAGAGGCTGGGCTCAGTGAAGAGGAATATTTGCATGGGGCCTGTGATACGCTGTTATCCTTGCTGAATTCTGTTCAGCGGAGATGTGTTTTCCTGTATGGAAAAGGAAACTTGCATAACGaacaaagaattaaaatcttAGAAAGAATCAtggaatttataaaagaaaatcattaccAAGTTCTTACTTTTACATAA